GATAAACCACTCATTGACAAAGTCCTTACTACCAAGCACTGCTCCATCACTCATGTACCTGACCCGACATCGTAATACCTCTTGAAGTGATAACTTACCTCCTTGATCTATCACCTTCCTCACCTGCTTAGTGTCATAAGAAGCTATTGCCTTTTGTTCACCCGCCTTGGCTTTCACTTGTGCTTTGGTTACATGAGTGGCTTCTAAATAGAGTAACTTCCGATACTCTCTCTGTGTGGCATCCCACCTGACTCGATTGTAAATGGCCTTCAAACCAACTTGAGCTTGCTTACATCCTCCTACCGCCTGTCCGTAGCCAGACCAGCGATAATCCTTGGGATCAACGACAACCTTGGCTCTCACACTATTAAGATCAATATAAGCAGCCACTGCCTGTAGTGCTGCTTCACTATTTTCTACTAAAAGACTCTTGAATCTCTCGGCCCATACCGTTCCGTAGCGCCTCTTACCGCCATTCTCTTTGGCTGCACGAGAACGGTTATACCAAATGGTAAAGCGCTGTTTTAACTCCTTCATAAAGAAAGAAACATCCCCCATGCGTTTTAGGGCTTTCTCTCGTTCTTGATCAGCAAAGATTCCCCCTTGTTTCAACAATGATTCTAAACACTCTGCTTTCTTGGGCTGCCTGGGATACAAAAGAGCAAAACGACGAACTAATTCAGCATCGGAAATCTCCTTATCTAGTTGATCTAAAGGGACT
The DNA window shown above is from Verrucomicrobiota bacterium and carries:
- a CDS encoding transposase, which translates into the protein MRSARIKVEDTTAVYHCMSRCVGGMWLLKETEKEVLRKQIYQVAAFCGVEVITYTIMSNHFHVLVRVPLDQLDKEISDAELVRRFALLYPRQPKKAECLESLLKQGGIFADQEREKALKRMGDVSFFMKELKQRFTIWYNRSRAAKENGGKRRYGTVWAERFKSLLVENSEAALQAVAAYIDLNSVRAKVVVDPKDYRWSGYGQAVGGCKQAQVGLKAIYNRVRWDATQREYRKLLYLEATHVTKAQVKAKAGEQKAIASYDTKQVRKVIDQGGKLSLQEVLRCRVRYMSDGAVLGSKDFVNEWFIKKKEQVAQLAKDYQLDTSNTSTYEKRSSGARKMSGAHWGELTVFSDLKREVFG